The Stenotrophomonas indicatrix DNA segment CACCAGCAGCAGGCCGGCCACCGAGTCCAGTGCATACAGGCAACCGTGAGTCGGGCCCCAGGTCTTCAGCGCGGCCAGGTACAGCAGCTTCAGCACGTACAGGTGCAGCAGGTAGAAGAACATCGGCGCTGCGCCGATATCGGCCAGCGGCCGCAGCGCGCGCGCCAGCGGCGGCCACTCATACAGCCGCAACAGCAGCAGGCCCACGCCCAGGGTCAGCAGCAGGAACTGCAGCGACGGCGGGTACTTGGTGATGTTGAACACGCTCATCCACGTGCGCAGCGTGCTGGTCTGGTACTGCCAGGGTGCATCGCCATAGTCGTTGGCGAAGCGCAGCAGGGCGAAGGCGGCCAGTGCGCCCAGCCCGGCCCACCGCAACCGCTGCCGCCGCTGTTCCGGATCGCTGCCGACGCCGAACCAAGGCGCCATCAGGTAGCCCAGCGCGATCACCCCGATCCATGGCAGCACCGGGTAGGAGGTGCGCAGGCTCAACGGCCCAGCCTCGATCCAGTCGCGCTGGTGCAGCACTTTCCACAGCACCGCCACCGCGCCGTCGCCCTGCACGCGTACGCCATCCAACAGGTTGTGGCCAACCACCAGCGCTACCGCCAGCACCGCCAGCACCGGCCGCGGCAGCCACAGCAGGCCGGCCAGCGCGATCATGCTCAGGCCGATCGCCCAGATCACCTGCAGGTACACCGTGTCCGGCGGGAACTGGAAGGTCCAGGCGAAGTTGACCAGGGTCAGTTCCAGCACCACCAGGAACAGGCCGCGCTTGAGCAGGAAAGCCGCAATGGCACGGCGCGGATCGGCGTGGCGCTGGCCGTACAGCCATGCCGACAGGCCGGTCAGCAGCACGAACACCGGCGCGCACAGGTGGGCCAGCAGGCGGCAGGCAAACAGGGCAGGGGACACGGTCGCCGCGTCCATCGGATCGCTGACCTGATGCTGCAGGAAGAACGTCTCGCGGACGTGGTCGAGCAGCATCAGCAGCATCACGGTGCCGCGCAGCTGGTCGATGGAGGCCAGCCGGGATGAGGGGGAAGGGGCCACGTGGGATGCTCGACCGGCGTGACAGGATATAACATAACGTTTTGCCGCGCAGCCCGTCAGGGCTGGCAGACAGCTGCGCTCCAACCCGTCCGCTTGTCGTACCTGATGGGGATCACCCGAGTCGATCCGTCAGGCGCAGCTTTCAGGCAGAACTTCGCCGTGTAGCCCCTGATTGGGCCATTGGTGGGAGCGTTGAGGTAGACCTCATACAAGGTTGCAGGAATCAATGGCTGTGGAGAAGTGCGCAGCGTGGCCGAGGCTGGCAGATCGCCGTAGACGATGCACTGGCCCGGCGCCAAAGGCTCTGCGGGAGTCAGGTCGTACATGAACGACCATGCCTTCACCGTGTCGTGGTGATACACCATCACCGCTTGCAGGATACGGGGCGATCGGACCCATTCCAGTGCCCGCGGCGGCAGGCCGAAACAAGGTATTCCTTCCCGATCCTCGATCACCGCGGTGCCGAACCCGCTGTAGGCGTTGACGTTGCAGATACCCAGCAGCAGGCACAGCATCGCGCCCGCTGCAACGAGGAGGCCTCGCATCATCGTGATCAATGGTGCGTCTGCCATCCGGTCTCCTTACTGACGATGTGTTGGTGGCAGTGCACGGTGTTGGATTCCGGGAATCGACTCAAGCAGGCGCCGAGCCGCAAACCCCATCGCCTGGCACGCATCGGCCGGTGGGCCGGGGGCGTCGGGGGATTGGGGTCAAGGGACCCCCGCTCCGACGAACCGGTGCACTGTGCACAACTTGGTCAAACACGACACATCTGAAGGGGCCAAGGGCCTGCTGGGGCGCAGTGCCGGGCGAGGGCTTGCCAGCCGGTACCAACCGCACTGGACTTGCTGTCCCCTGAACGCTAGCGTGGCAGGGATTTTTTGCCAGCAGGGGCTTTCATGAACCATGACGCTGCGCCCAAGCAGCTCACTTTCCGCGCGGTGGTCCTGGCCATCGTGCTGGCGGTGGTGCTGTCGGCCGCAAACGCCTACCTCGGTCTGTTCGCAGGCCTGACCATCGCCACCGCGATTCCCGCCGCGGTCATTTCCATGGGCGTGCTGCGCCTGTTGGGTGGCGGTTCGATCCTTGAGAACAACATCGTGCAGACCGGCGCTTCGGCCGGTTCGTCGATCGCCGCCGGTGTGATCTTCACCATCCCCGCGCTGGTGATCATGGGCTACTGGCCGGACTTCAAGTACTGGTGGGTGCTGGGCATCGCCGGTCTCGGCGGCCTGCTGGGCGTGCTGTTCTCGGTGCCGCTGCGCCGTTCGATGATCGTCGAAGACCCGCTTCCGTTCCCGGAAGGCAAGGCGGCAGCTGAAG contains these protein-coding regions:
- a CDS encoding DUF1624 domain-containing protein, which encodes MAPSPSSRLASIDQLRGTVMLLMLLDHVRETFFLQHQVSDPMDAATVSPALFACRLLAHLCAPVFVLLTGLSAWLYGQRHADPRRAIAAFLLKRGLFLVVLELTLVNFAWTFQFPPDTVYLQVIWAIGLSMIALAGLLWLPRPVLAVLAVALVVGHNLLDGVRVQGDGAVAVLWKVLHQRDWIEAGPLSLRTSYPVLPWIGVIALGYLMAPWFGVGSDPEQRRQRLRWAGLGALAAFALLRFANDYGDAPWQYQTSTLRTWMSVFNITKYPPSLQFLLLTLGVGLLLLRLYEWPPLARALRPLADIGAAPMFFYLLHLYVLKLLYLAALKTWGPTHGCLYALDSVAGLLLVACALAVVLYPPTRAFARFKARRRDLAWLRYL